DNA from Prevotella melaninogenica:
ATCAGAGCCTTAAGAATTATACGGAGGTACCTTCTAAACGTCATTTTGTCAACCGCTTGTCATTGTTTGTTCTCTTCCGTACATTGCAAGTTTTAGGTGCTTATGGATTCCGTGGTTACTTTGAACGTAAGAAGCATTTTATCGATTCTATTCCTCCTGCTATACAAAATCTGCGTGATCTCTTGGCATTAGGTGATGATGTCTTCCCATATCCCTACATGATGGATATGTTGAAACGTCTCACATTATTACCACAGTTTGCGCATATTGAGAAGCCTGCAGCTAACAGAACAGATGGACTTAAAATAGCAGAGAAAGATATTTATGAGGCTAATCCTTTAGATGGTCCTGCAACTTTCTCTAAATATGATGGTAAGGGTCCATTGGTGGTGCGTGTCTTTAGTTTCTCATTTAAGAAGGGTATTCCTGAAGATACATCTGGTAATGGAGGCGGTTATGTCTTTGATTGTAGAAGTACGCATAACCCAGGTCGATACGAACCTTATAAAAAGATTACGGGCTTAGATGAGCCTGTCATCCGCTTCCTTGAAGATGATGGTGAGATACTTGAGTTCTTGAAGCCTGTTTATAAGCTTGCTGACCATCATGTAGAACGTTATATGCAACGTGGCTTTACTGATTTAATGTTCTCATTTGGTTGTACCGGTGGACAGCATCGCTCTGTTTATAGTGCACAGCATCTTGCTGAACATCTTAATGAGAAGTATGGAATTGAGGTGCATATAAAGCACAGAGAACAAGGTGTTGAGCAAATATTAAAGGCGAAGTAACTATCTTGACTTCAAAAGAATTGAAGTCTTAAGAAAATAGATAAACAATAGGGACGTATAGTTTGCGAGTTATTAAAATGCTAATTGGCAACTCACACGCTATACGTCCCTATCTTTATTTACCTTTGTCTATTATCAGAAAGATAGCGATATATCTTATATGATTTCTTTTAACTCCTCTGGAACAGCTATGGAATCACAATGCAAATGGTCTAACTTCTCTAAACCATGTTTTGTAATGTGAAACCTTTGGCAACGTCCATCCTCTGAACAAGCACGGCGACGAATAAGAGAAGCCTGCTCCAATGAGGCGATTACCTTTGAAGTATTCGAACGTGTCAAGCTCATCTCTTCAGCTATTTCACCAGCCAACATAGGTTTTTCACTTTCTGAGAGTAGACACAACAGCATTGCTTCATTGATGTTTAAGCCTATTTGCTGTTGTAATTCACATTCAAAAGCTGTGATGACACGAAATATCTCGCGAATCTTACTGATACAATGATTGTCCATTATATGTTCTTACTTCAACAAGACAGACTTAATAACCTCCTCAAACTGAGCTTTGTTCATAGCTCCGTTTTGCATTGTTGGTTCGCCAGTCTTAGGGATGAAGAGTATTGATGGGATTGAACGAATACCAAAGAGGGCTGCTAACTCACGCTGCTTGTCAACATCAACCTTATAAACGTCAATCTGGCCTGCATAATCACTTGCTACTTCCTCGAGAATTGGCGCTGTTGCTTTACATGGACCACACCATGTTGCATAAAAGTCAATAATAGCAGGCTTATCACCCTTAAAGTTCCAAGTCTTTGGATTATTCTTAAAATCCATTACTTTCTGCTGGAACATCTCTGAGTTCATTTCTGTTACATTCATCTTTGTTTCCTTTCCTTCATTTTGATTATTTACTTCTGTTTGTTCGGTTGTCATGACACTGTTATCCTGCTTTTTAGGATTGTTATCTGCCTTACAAGCAGTCAGTGTTAAAGCCATAATAGCCACTACAAGTGTTGCTGTACGTTTCATTATATATGTAAATTTTAATTTACCGAAGTTCTTTTACTACTCGGTTTTGTTAATGTTTATTTTGTTTCCTAAGGAAAACGTTGCAAAGATAACTATTATTTTATTTCCCACCAAATTTCCAATGGAAAATTATTCGTTGTACTTTAACTTTTTATTAGATTGTAAGATGATGAAACTTTGTACTGATAATGTTTCCCTTTTCCCATCTTTATTTGATGTGCTTTTAGCCAACACACATCGTGTTGATGGTTAACACCATTGGTGCTAAGGGCCCGCACCAATGGTGCGGAGCACTAAACACACTGCAAAACCTTACCGAGTAGTGTCAATTTGTTGTTAAACACAAATCTCTTTAGCGCCTAAATATATGTTTAATTATAGACAAGAGGAAATAGACTTAAAGGAAAGTGTATGTGTTGTAATGGGGCGTACAGATATTCTTTAATTACACATAGCTTTTAGTTTTTTTTGTTTATGAATTTGAATTTATATGTTTTTTAATTACCTTTGCCAATGAGTTGTGAAGTTCCCAAAGACATAAACTGATGAAACTATAAAACGATTTAGGATTTACTGATTCTATGTGGTATCATAAGTAAACGGTATCTAAGGAAGTGGAGGAGCAGTCTTCATTTTTTATCTAAAACCTTTCTTACGCATTGGTAATAATGTTTTGGACTCTACAAAGTATATAATCATAATCGAATAAGTGTTTACACTTCGAATATTGATTGCACATAGATTAAGAATCAAGTTAATGATATAAATTAAAATACGAAATCATGAAAAGGTTTATTCTGTTTTTTGCTTGCCTTACAAGCATTTCATTAGTAGCAGCTCAGGAGGTTCTTAATTGGAAAGATGACGAGATAGTGTCTCCTGTGGTAAATGCAGATAATACTTTAACTATCAGTCTTTTTGCACCAAATGCAAAGAAGGTTGAACTTACAGGTAATTTTCTCTATGCAGGAAAAGAAACTCCAGATAAGTATGCAGATGGTGATTGGAGTCCACTGTTGATGAATAAGGATACAAATGGGCGGTGGACACTGACAACTGCACCTTTAAAGCCTGAGTTTTATAGTTATAATCTCATTGTTGATGGTGTAAAGATAACAGATCCAAAGAACATATATACGGTGCGTGATATTGGTAATACATATAGTGTTGCGCTTGTTGGTGGCGGTGTAGATGGTTTGTATGCAGTAAAGAATGTACCCCATGGAACGGTTAGAAAGGTGTGGTATGATAGTCCAACCGCAGGGCTTAAACGTCGTATGACGGTTTATACGCCAGCTGGTTACGAAACAAACAAGCGAAGCTATCCTGTTCTTTATTTACTTCATGGTATGGGAGGCGATGAGAATGCATGGGAAGAATTGGGTCGTGCCACACAAATTTTGGATAACCTTATTGCTGAGGGGAAAGCAGAACCAATGGTTGTAGTAATGCCAAATGGTAATATTTCGCAGGAAGCAGCACCTGGTGAGGGGTCTCGTGGATTTGTTACTGCTGCAATGCGATACCCTAAAACAATGGATGGAAACTTTGAAACGGCATTTCCTGATATCATTCGGTTTGTAGAAAAGGTTTATCGTGTTAAGAACGACAAGGCAAACAGAGCAATTGCTGGACTGTCTATGGGCGGTTTTCATTCGATTTATACTGCATTGAATAATCCTGATGCCTTTGATTATATTGGCTTATTTTCTGCTGCATTTAATCAAATGGTAAAGGATGGTGATAGTCTTTCTCCTATTTATAAGAACATTGACGAGAAGTTTAAGACGCTGTGTAAGAAATCTCCTAAGCTTATATGGATCGGTATTGGCAAGGATGATTTTCTTTCACACGACGATGAAAACCTCCGTGCAGCATTGGATAAAAAATCTTATAAATACGCTTATCTTAAGACGAAAGGTGGGCATACTTGGAGAAACTGGAGAGAATATTTAGCAACATTTGCACAAAAGCTTTTCAAGTAAGAAGACTTGATAAAACTTTCTACTAATTTTCTACATGTATATTACTGCTTTGGGATGTTGCTTTTATTAAGTGCTTTTTTCGAAGTGAAATCGTATTAAGATACATATGGAGAATTATAGAGAATTAAACCCAAATTCGGTCATTAGACCACAATGTTTCAGGAATTATAAAAAAAATAGAGGAATACCCTGAGTGGATATTCCTCTAAATCTTATAGAAAGTGGTTTAAATACCAAGCCTTTTACTTCTTTAATTGCTTCTTAAGGAGTTCTGGTATTTCACTTGTCTCACGTGCAACAGGTACACCTACAGCCTCAAAAGCTGCAATCTTTTCGCTTGCAGAACCAGAGCCACTTGAGATGATAGCACCAGCGTGTCCCATCTGTTTACCCGGAGGAGCTTGCTGACCAGAGATGAATACTGCTACAGGCTTTGTAACATGCTCCTTAATAAACTTAGCAGCGCGCTCTTCGGCGTCACCGCCAATCTCTCCAATGAGTGCAATACTGTCTGTCTCTGGGTCATCCTGGAACATACGGAGAAGTTCCTCGAAATAAAGTCCAACGACTGGGTCACCACCAACACCAACTGCTGTTGATTGTCCTAAACCTGCTTGTGTGAGGTTATACACAACTTCATAGGTCAGTGTACCACTACGGCTGATAACACCCGTATGTCCCTTCTTGAAGATATTAGTTGGCATAATACCAGCCATACTCTCCTCTGGAGAAATAAGTCCTGGACAGTTTGGACCAATTACCTTTACACCCTTAATCTTTGCGTAACGCTGTGCCGCGACTGCATCGAGTGTTGGCACGCCTTCAGTGATACAAATAACGAGTTTCACACCACCATCAATTGCTTCAAGCATTGCGTCTTTTGCGAATGGGGCAGGGACGAAGATAATAGATGCGTTGGCACCAGTTGCTGCAACAGCGTCTTTAACTGTGTTGAATACTGGGATGCCACATACTTCCTGACCAGCCTTGCCAGGAGATGTTCCACCAACCACGTTGGTGCCATATTCCTTCATCTTTGAAGCGTGAAAACTACCATCACGACCAGTAATGCCCTGTACGATTAACTTTGTATCTTTATTGATTAGAATACTCATAACTCCTGTGTTTTAAAGTTTTTTGCTCAGTTCTACAGCTTTATGTCCAGCATCTGCCATACTTGTGCCGACAGTGAAGTGGGTTCCTTCGAGGATAGCTCTACCTTCAGCCTCGTTGGTTCCTGTCAAGCGGATGACAATAGGAATATCTGTTTCGATAACCTTGAATGCTTCCAAGAGTCCGTTTGCAACATCATCACAGCGGGTGATACCACCGAAGATATTGATTAACACTACCTTTACATGCTTATCACTCAAGAGAAGTTTCATAGCTTCAACTATCTTCTCAGGGTTAGAACTACCACCAATATCGAGGAAGTTAGCTGGTTCGCCACCATATAACTTAATCATATCCATGGTTGCCATTGCAAGACCAGCACCATTTACCATGCAGCCGATGCTTCCTCCAAGGTTCACATAGCTGAATCCCTTGTCTTTAGCTTCACGCTCCTTGCGTTCTTCCTCTGTAGGTTCAAAAAGTTCGGCTACATCTGGGTGACGGAAAAGGGCATTATCGTCGAAGGTCATCTTGGCATCAATGGCCTTCAAAGAACCATCCTTCAACATGACTAATGGGTTGATTTCAGCCAATGAGGCATCCTTCTCTGTAAAGAGTTTATAAATATTCTTGAAGATTGGTACAGCTTGTTTAACCTGTGCCATGTCATCGAAAAGCTTGAAGGCTGCCTCACGTGCGAGATAGTCGCTCATTCCGATAACTGGGTCGATGACAATCTTCTCAATCTTCTCTGGTGTCTCCTTTGCTACCTGCTCGATATCCATACCACCTGCACGGCTCAGCATTAACATAGGACACTTTGACTTACGGTCAACAAGGATACTCATATAGTACTCTGAAGCGATGTCAACAGCTTCGCTGACAAGTACTCTGTCTACAATGAACCCCTTGATGTCCATACCTAAGATAGCTTCAGCATGCTGACGAATCTCTGCTTCATTACAGCCAAGTTTCACGCCACCAGCCTTACCACGTCCACCCGTGTGAACCTGAGCTTTCACTACGGCTTTCTCAATACCTAATTGCTTGTAGGCTTCAACAGCTTCATCAGGAGTACGGCAAATAATATTGCGGTCTACTGGAAGCCCATAACTTGCAAAGAATTTCTTTGCTTGGTATTCATGTACCTTCATAAGATTTAGTTTTGATTTATAAACTATGTATTAATTGTTTAGGGTTCTTGTACTTGTAGGGGTATTTAATACTCCTTTGCTTCGCGTTCACCTCGAAGAACTGCCAGTGCATTCTCTGTCAATGCTTGCATCTCATCTTGACCCGGATAAACGTGAATCGGTGCAAGATAGGAGAGGCGTTTCTTGAGACGTTCAATAATATAGTCTGACTTTGCCATACCACCAGTCAGCAGAATTGCATCAATGTTGCCACATAGCACTGCTCCTTCTGCTGCTATATTCTTTGCAATATGCCAAATCATGGCAGAAACGACGAGTTCAGCATGTTTGTCACCAGCCTTAATCCAATTTGTTATCTCTCGTAAATCATTTGTTCCGAGATGAGCAATTAGACCAGCCTGGCCACTCACTTTCTCCAACAATTGTTCCTCAGTATACTTCCCACTGAAGCAAAGATGGATCAAGTCAACTGCAGGTAATGTTCCTGCACGTTCTGGAGAAAATGGTCCTTCACCATCCAATGCGTTATTAGCATCAATAGCTCTACCTTGTGAATGTGCTGCAATAGAGATTCCTCCGCCTAAATGACATATAATTAGGTTAAGCTTTTCATATGTTGTACCCATGTCTTTGGCAAATCGTCTACCAATAGCTTTTTGGTTCAGGGCGTGCCAAATACACATACGTGGCATAAGAGGAGAACCTGACAAACGCGCTTCTGGTTCCATTTCGTCTACCACACCTGGGTCTGCAATAAAACTCTTACATCCTGGAATCTCTCGTGCAATCTCATCAGCAATCATACAGCCAAGGTCACAAGCATGCTGGTGAATAGCTCGTTGCTGGTCAATTATCATCTGTTCTGTGATTGTAAACACACCACTTGACACTGGTTTTGCAAGTCCACCACGTCCGATGACGGCATCAAAATCCAAAGGAATGTTCCTATTCTTTAACTCCTCAATAACAACTTGTTTGCGGAAATGATACTGATCGGATATACGCTTGAATTTACTCAGTTCCTTTCTTGAGTGTGCAATGTCAGCAACGAAGACAGGCTGATCATCATTGGCAAGTGATATCTTAGTTGATGTTGATCCAGGGTTAATAGCTAAAATCTTGTAAGCCATAATGTTTTCTTTATATACCTTATATATATACTATCTGGAGATAAGACTTGCAAGTGCAAGACTATAGTACTTAGATTCAATTGTATCGCCACGACTTGGGAGCACTACTGGAGCCATGGTACCTTGAAGAATAGCTGCTGTTTCTGCATGACAGAAAAGGGTAACAGTTTTATAAAACAAATTACCAGCTTCAATGTCTGGGAAAATTAATGCATCAGCTTCTCCATTGATGGGAGAGTTTATTTGTTTGATTTTCATTGCTTCGACTGAACAAGAAGTTATCAAATCTAATGGTCCATCTATTGTACATTTACCAAAGGCACCAGTTTCAGCTTCTGCTTTTAGTGCTTTGTATGAAACTGTATATGGGAAATGACGTTCGTCCACTTTCTCAGAACAATGGATAAGAACAATTTTAGGACATTCTATTTCAAAGGCATGACAGAAGTCTACAATATATTGTACTTGCGCTCTTCGCTGTTTGTCATTTGGAGCAGGAATAACAGCTGCATCGGTAAAGAAAAGTAATTTCGGATACTCGGGTAACTTTGCTACGGTTATATGTGTTAATACAGTATCTTTCGGTAAAATTCCAACTTCTTTATCAAGTATAGCACGTAGAAGGACGTCCGTATTAAGAAAGCCTTTCATTACAATGTCAGCTTCACCTCTTCTAACTAATTCGACAGCTTTGCGGGCTGCATCCTCTGGTGATTCTGCAATAATACATTGAAAAGCATTCTTCTTGGCATAGTCTTCCATAGTTTGTTTAGAGCATACTAATATGGGCTCAATGAAACCATCGTGTACAGCTTTACACACAGCTTCTTGTGTATGGCTTTCTTCAGGCCAAACAACTACTGTTCGTTTACAAATCTTCCTTTCTTTAAGAAGATGAATGAGCAACTTAAAGTCATTGATAGTCTTTCTTTCTCCAGGCATAGTTAATCGATTTTCAGTTACAGTTTTATATTGTGACAAAGATAATACTTTGTTTTGAAATATGCCCGATATTTAAAGAAAAAAACAGAAGAAAATTCTTTTTTTTGTATTGGTTGGTGTATATTTGCAAAAGAATTAGAGAATTATATATGAAACGTTTGTACTTTGTCTTACTTGTAAGTACTTTATTTACAGTTGCTACAGCTCAACGTGTAGCGCGTAGTTATATTCCTCATGGTGCTTTTTTCTATGATAGTCAGTGGAAAGGAGTTAGCAGTGCTGATAAAGCTGCTTACTATAGAGTTTTGGCTATTGATGATAAAGGACAGAAAATGTTTTATGATTATTATATTACAGGACAACTTCAAGCAGAGAAGCATTATATAAGTATAAACAGACAAAATGATAGAAATACGGTCTTAAATGGCGTGTGTAGAACTTTCCATAAGTCCGGTAGAGTAGAGTCTGTTTTACAATATAAGAATGGTAAAGCAAATGGTCGTGCTTTGTCATTCTTTCCAAGTGGTAACATTGGAATGAAGTTGTCATATCGCAATGGATTACTTGACGGTCCTTGTTATACTTATACAGAGAATGGTCGTTTAGAATTTACTACTATCTGGCGCAATGGTTCTAAAGTCAATGAGATTAAAGGTGGAAAGGATCATTACATTGATAAAAACACTAATGAAGATGAATTCTGTGAACGATATCGTCATGATGAAGCGTTAATAATGGCACAATCAAAAAGTATCTATAAAGCAAGAGAAAATAAAGAGCAAAAGGTTGGGGTTAAAGCTACCAAGAAATTAAATAGTAATCCTACAACTGAATCTAAAGAAACTCAGCCCGCACATGATGATTTGGCAAAGAAGGGACGTACTAATTCTATTAATAAGGTAAAAGAGGTTGCGTCCAGTCAAACATCCAAGGAGGATAAATATCTTGCTAATATAAAGTATCCAGATACTCCAAATGAAAAAACTGGAACTGTTAGTGATAAGATGTCTTCAGATGACATAATACCACAGAAAGGAAGGTTTAATTTTACTTATCTTCATAGTTTGCTTAGTAAAGAAAATGAAAGGTCAAAGAGTATAGACGTGTTAACAGGCATTAGTCATAAATTTCAGTTAAATTCTTCACAAATAATAGATGGGTTTGGAGCTCAGAAGGAAGTTGTTTTTCATCATAATATGATTTATGATGTACAGAATAGCAAGGATAAAGTTACAGGTAGTAAGCCAAAGCAAATAGGCTTCTTCGGCACAATTACTGGGAATAATCTTCTTATAGATCGTATTAATATTTTCACTTGGTCAGAAGAAGAAATGTATCTCATCGCTCAAGAAGCTATCAAGGCTGGTTATAAAACTCTTGGAGGTATAGACTATAAGTCAGCAGATGGAAATTTTATTCTTGAGCCAAAGATGAAACCTATGGATTATGGTGAGCGTGAAGTTATTGTCACCTTCACTCATCAGTCAAACCTTTATGCAGGACTTTATCATATTCAAATGGATATAAAATGATGCAATTTTTTTTTAGATTTATTAAATCAAATATTACCCGATTGATGTATATCATTTAGTTTTTTTTGAGTATATTTGCATCATAAAATTAATTTTCTGCTAAGAAGAGAACGAACAAGTTCATTATTCATAATGAGCAATCACCTGTAAACTATTTAAAGTGATTATGAAAGTATTTGACAAACTGTTGGATTGGTATCTTTCGAGGAATGCATTACCATATTGGGTCATATTGGCTATAGACATTGTCATCTGTTATCTTTCAGGTATCTTTGTCTTTTGGTTATATTATCATGGTGCTGTATCCCCTCAGCATATTGTATTGTTAAGTAAAACAATCTTTATGTACATGATATTTAACCTTATTGGTTTTAGAATTTTTCGTACATATTCAGGGATTATTCGTTACTCTTCCTTTGTTGATTTGCAACGAGTAGTATTGGCTATGCTTCTCTCTCTTATTGTTGCAGAGGCAATGCATTATGTTGTTTATCATTGGGATCTTGAATTTGTTCGTCTTCAAGGAAGACAAATTGCAGCAATGTATCTTGTTGCGACCATTGGTATGATGGTCTTTCGTATATTAACAAAGTCAGTTTATGATGTCTTATTTAATACAGATAAAGGTATTCGCACTTTCATCTATGGTGTAAAGGATGGTGGTGTTGACTTGGCAAAAAGTATTAGAAGTAATGTTTCACGTAAGTTCTTATTGAAGGGATTTATTGCACATGACCCAGATATCAAAGGTCGAATTCTCATGGGTGAGAAGATTTATCTTGTAGATGATAATCTTGCAGAACATATCAAAGCATTGAGAATAAAGGCTGTTTTAGTATCTCCACTGCAGAATGAGCGTTTCCGTAATGATGCAAAGTTACAGGATATACTTTTAAGTCTTGGTGTACAAATCTTTATGAGTTCAGCGGAGAAAGAATGGACTCAAAATGAAGATTATACGAAGGTTCAACTTAAGGAGATTAGTATTGAAGACTTGCTTCCACGTGATCAAATTAATGTTGACATGGATTCCATTGGTAATCTTTTACGTAATAAGAAGATTATGATTACTGGTTCTGCTGGTAGTATTGGTTCTGAGATGGTACGTCAGATTGCTGTCTATAAACCTGCAGAGCTAAATCTTATTGATCAGGCAGAGACACCTCAACATAACATTCGCTTGATGATGCAATTTGAATGGCCTAATATTAAGGCACATACTATTGTTGCAAGCATCTCTAATCAGGAAAGAATGGAGAAGATTTTCCAAACTTATAAGCCTGATTATGTATTCCACGCAGCTGCGTATAAGCATGTACCGATGATGGAAAATAATCCGTCTGAAAGTATACAAAATAACGTTTGGGGAACAAAAATTATTGCAGACCTTAGTGTTAAGTATGGTGTTAAGAAATTTGTTATGGTTTCAACAGATAAAGCTGTAAACCCAACAAATGTTATGGGTTGCTCAAAGCGTATCTGTGAGATATACTGTCAAAGCCTTAACAAAATGATTAATGAGCAGGCAAATGGTAAACCTACTACACAATTTGTTACTACTCGTTTTGGTAATGTATTAGGTTCAAATGGTTCTGTTATTCCTTTG
Protein-coding regions in this window:
- a CDS encoding RapZ C-terminal domain-containing protein codes for the protein MEQLLELYKNWKGSNPSNVEKLAGAGSNREYYRMFDEEDDTVIGVIGTSRDENHAFIYLAKHFEKRRLPVPHIYAVSADELCYLQSDLGNTSLFDAIRGGREACGRYNLAEQKLLRNTIRELPNIQLRGARELDFSNCYPQPEFNQESVLFDLNYFKYCFLKATELDFHELKLEANFRMFAKDLTAEQMDSFLYRDFQARNIMLDKEGKPYFIDFQGGRKGPFYYDLASFLWQASAKYSFKLRRELVFEYYQSLKNYTEVPSKRHFVNRLSLFVLFRTLQVLGAYGFRGYFERKKHFIDSIPPAIQNLRDLLALGDDVFPYPYMMDMLKRLTLLPQFAHIEKPAANRTDGLKIAEKDIYEANPLDGPATFSKYDGKGPLVVRVFSFSFKKGIPEDTSGNGGGYVFDCRSTHNPGRYEPYKKITGLDEPVIRFLEDDGEILEFLKPVYKLADHHVERYMQRGFTDLMFSFGCTGGQHRSVYSAQHLAEHLNEKYGIEVHIKHREQGVEQILKAK
- a CDS encoding MarR family transcriptional regulator, yielding MDNHCISKIREIFRVITAFECELQQQIGLNINEAMLLCLLSESEKPMLAGEIAEEMSLTRSNTSKVIASLEQASLIRRRACSEDGRCQRFHITKHGLEKLDHLHCDSIAVPEELKEII
- the trxA gene encoding thioredoxin, giving the protein MKRTATLVVAIMALTLTACKADNNPKKQDNSVMTTEQTEVNNQNEGKETKMNVTEMNSEMFQQKVMDFKNNPKTWNFKGDKPAIIDFYATWCGPCKATAPILEEVASDYAGQIDVYKVDVDKQRELAALFGIRSIPSILFIPKTGEPTMQNGAMNKAQFEEVIKSVLLK
- a CDS encoding esterase, with the translated sequence MKRFILFFACLTSISLVAAQEVLNWKDDEIVSPVVNADNTLTISLFAPNAKKVELTGNFLYAGKETPDKYADGDWSPLLMNKDTNGRWTLTTAPLKPEFYSYNLIVDGVKITDPKNIYTVRDIGNTYSVALVGGGVDGLYAVKNVPHGTVRKVWYDSPTAGLKRRMTVYTPAGYETNKRSYPVLYLLHGMGGDENAWEELGRATQILDNLIAEGKAEPMVVVMPNGNISQEAAPGEGSRGFVTAAMRYPKTMDGNFETAFPDIIRFVEKVYRVKNDKANRAIAGLSMGGFHSIYTALNNPDAFDYIGLFSAAFNQMVKDGDSLSPIYKNIDEKFKTLCKKSPKLIWIGIGKDDFLSHDDENLRAALDKKSYKYAYLKTKGGHTWRNWREYLATFAQKLFK
- the sucD gene encoding succinate--CoA ligase subunit alpha encodes the protein MSILINKDTKLIVQGITGRDGSFHASKMKEYGTNVVGGTSPGKAGQEVCGIPVFNTVKDAVAATGANASIIFVPAPFAKDAMLEAIDGGVKLVICITEGVPTLDAVAAQRYAKIKGVKVIGPNCPGLISPEESMAGIMPTNIFKKGHTGVISRSGTLTYEVVYNLTQAGLGQSTAVGVGGDPVVGLYFEELLRMFQDDPETDSIALIGEIGGDAEERAAKFIKEHVTKPVAVFISGQQAPPGKQMGHAGAIISSGSGSASEKIAAFEAVGVPVARETSEIPELLKKQLKK
- the sucC gene encoding ADP-forming succinate--CoA ligase subunit beta, encoding MKVHEYQAKKFFASYGLPVDRNIICRTPDEAVEAYKQLGIEKAVVKAQVHTGGRGKAGGVKLGCNEAEIRQHAEAILGMDIKGFIVDRVLVSEAVDIASEYYMSILVDRKSKCPMLMLSRAGGMDIEQVAKETPEKIEKIVIDPVIGMSDYLAREAAFKLFDDMAQVKQAVPIFKNIYKLFTEKDASLAEINPLVMLKDGSLKAIDAKMTFDDNALFRHPDVAELFEPTEEERKEREAKDKGFSYVNLGGSIGCMVNGAGLAMATMDMIKLYGGEPANFLDIGGSSNPEKIVEAMKLLLSDKHVKVVLINIFGGITRCDDVANGLLEAFKVIETDIPIVIRLTGTNEAEGRAILEGTHFTVGTSMADAGHKAVELSKKL
- the buk gene encoding butyrate kinase; translated protein: MAYKILAINPGSTSTKISLANDDQPVFVADIAHSRKELSKFKRISDQYHFRKQVVIEELKNRNIPLDFDAVIGRGGLAKPVSSGVFTITEQMIIDQQRAIHQHACDLGCMIADEIAREIPGCKSFIADPGVVDEMEPEARLSGSPLMPRMCIWHALNQKAIGRRFAKDMGTTYEKLNLIICHLGGGISIAAHSQGRAIDANNALDGEGPFSPERAGTLPAVDLIHLCFSGKYTEEQLLEKVSGQAGLIAHLGTNDLREITNWIKAGDKHAELVVSAMIWHIAKNIAAEGAVLCGNIDAILLTGGMAKSDYIIERLKKRLSYLAPIHVYPGQDEMQALTENALAVLRGEREAKEY
- a CDS encoding phosphate acyltransferase, which encodes MPGERKTINDFKLLIHLLKERKICKRTVVVWPEESHTQEAVCKAVHDGFIEPILVCSKQTMEDYAKKNAFQCIIAESPEDAARKAVELVRRGEADIVMKGFLNTDVLLRAILDKEVGILPKDTVLTHITVAKLPEYPKLLFFTDAAVIPAPNDKQRRAQVQYIVDFCHAFEIECPKIVLIHCSEKVDERHFPYTVSYKALKAEAETGAFGKCTIDGPLDLITSCSVEAMKIKQINSPINGEADALIFPDIEAGNLFYKTVTLFCHAETAAILQGTMAPVVLPSRGDTIESKYYSLALASLISR
- a CDS encoding toxin-antitoxin system YwqK family antitoxin: MKRLYFVLLVSTLFTVATAQRVARSYIPHGAFFYDSQWKGVSSADKAAYYRVLAIDDKGQKMFYDYYITGQLQAEKHYISINRQNDRNTVLNGVCRTFHKSGRVESVLQYKNGKANGRALSFFPSGNIGMKLSYRNGLLDGPCYTYTENGRLEFTTIWRNGSKVNEIKGGKDHYIDKNTNEDEFCERYRHDEALIMAQSKSIYKARENKEQKVGVKATKKLNSNPTTESKETQPAHDDLAKKGRTNSINKVKEVASSQTSKEDKYLANIKYPDTPNEKTGTVSDKMSSDDIIPQKGRFNFTYLHSLLSKENERSKSIDVLTGISHKFQLNSSQIIDGFGAQKEVVFHHNMIYDVQNSKDKVTGSKPKQIGFFGTITGNNLLIDRINIFTWSEEEMYLIAQEAIKAGYKTLGGIDYKSADGNFILEPKMKPMDYGEREVIVTFTHQSNLYAGLYHIQMDIK
- a CDS encoding polysaccharide biosynthesis protein, with the protein product MKVFDKLLDWYLSRNALPYWVILAIDIVICYLSGIFVFWLYYHGAVSPQHIVLLSKTIFMYMIFNLIGFRIFRTYSGIIRYSSFVDLQRVVLAMLLSLIVAEAMHYVVYHWDLEFVRLQGRQIAAMYLVATIGMMVFRILTKSVYDVLFNTDKGIRTFIYGVKDGGVDLAKSIRSNVSRKFLLKGFIAHDPDIKGRILMGEKIYLVDDNLAEHIKALRIKAVLVSPLQNERFRNDAKLQDILLSLGVQIFMSSAEKEWTQNEDYTKVQLKEISIEDLLPRDQINVDMDSIGNLLRNKKIMITGSAGSIGSEMVRQIAVYKPAELNLIDQAETPQHNIRLMMQFEWPNIKAHTIVASISNQERMEKIFQTYKPDYVFHAAAYKHVPMMENNPSESIQNNVWGTKIIADLSVKYGVKKFVMVSTDKAVNPTNVMGCSKRICEIYCQSLNKMINEQANGKPTTQFVTTRFGNVLGSNGSVIPLFEKQIKAGGPVTVTDPNIIRFFMLIPEACKLVLEAGTHGGGGEIFVFDMGKPVRIADLAKRMIKLSGAKNIEIKYTGLRAGEKLYEEVLSTTENTLPSFHEKIRIAEVREYDFNGVNKQIESLIALSHTYDDMAIVEKMKEIVPEYVSNNSKYSVLDK